A region of Blattabacterium cuenoti STAT DNA encodes the following proteins:
- the menA gene encoding 1,4-dihydroxy-2-naphthoate octaprenyltransferase: MKLKYWISAARIHTLPLSLSGITLSFFISQSRKNVSIITYILSITTALLLQILANFANDYGDSITGVDNFRRIGPKRTIQCGLISLSEMKKAIFIFSVLSFFSGLFLLFQTILWKNILIFFIYFLGILVCIYSSIRYSIGSRPYGYITGMGDLFVMIFFGILSVEGSYFLYTHILSMDIFFLSLSIGFLNVGVLNLNNMRDLDNDRENKKYTIPVWLGIEYAKLYHTFIILISIFLGGYFIFLNKKTVCQCFFFIFIFIFLILHVRNIIFIKENKIFDLELKKLVILIFLYGFSIGICFLN; the protein is encoded by the coding sequence ATGAAATTAAAATATTGGATTAGTGCAGCTCGTATTCATACTTTACCTTTATCTCTTTCTGGAATAACTTTGAGTTTTTTTATTTCTCAATCTAGAAAAAACGTAAGTATAATTACTTATATTCTAAGTATTACTACTGCTTTATTATTACAAATTTTAGCAAATTTTGCAAATGATTATGGAGATAGTATAACAGGAGTAGATAATTTTAGACGAATAGGTCCTAAAAGAACAATTCAATGTGGTTTAATTTCTTTATCAGAAATGAAAAAAGCTATTTTTATATTTTCTGTATTATCTTTTTTCTCTGGTCTTTTTTTGCTTTTTCAGACTATTTTATGGAAAAATATTTTAATTTTTTTTATTTATTTTTTAGGAATTCTAGTATGTATATATAGTTCAATAAGATATTCTATTGGATCTCGTCCATATGGATATATAACAGGAATGGGAGATTTATTTGTTATGATTTTTTTTGGAATTCTTTCAGTGGAAGGAAGTTATTTTTTGTATACACATATTTTATCTATGGATATATTTTTTCTTTCTTTATCTATAGGTTTTTTAAACGTAGGAGTTTTGAATCTAAATAATATGAGAGATTTGGATAATGACCGTGAAAACAAAAAATATACTATACCTGTATGGTTGGGGATAGAATATGCTAAATTATATCATACATTTATTATATTAATATCAATATTTTTAGGAGGATATTTTATTTTTTTGAATAAAAAAACTGTTTGCCAATGTTTTTTTTTTATTTTTATTTTTATCTTTTTGATATTGCATGTTCGAAATATAATTTTTATAAAAGAAAATAAAATATTTGATTTAGAATTGAAAAAATTAGTGATACTTATTTTTTTATATGGATTTAGTATAGGAATTTGTTTTTTAAATTAA
- the menB gene encoding 1,4-dihydroxy-2-naphthoyl-CoA synthase, whose product MNSSINWISVKKYEDILFFFGEGISKIEINRPWCHNAFRVETVNEMIDAIDICGNRNDIDVLIITGSGEKSFCSGGDQTTRGMGGYLGKDGIPRLNILDFYKKIREIPKPVIAMVNGYAIGGGHVLHVVCDLTIASDNAIFSQVGPKVGSFDGGFGCSYLARHIGQKKTREMWFLCKEYTAKEALEMGLINKVVKKKELEKKTIEWCKIIQKRSPMSLRMIKRSLNAELDGQHGLMQLTGDATLMFYLMEESQEGKKAFLEKRTPNFKKFTKFL is encoded by the coding sequence ATGAATTCTAGTATAAATTGGATATCTGTTAAAAAATATGAAGATATTTTATTTTTTTTTGGAGAAGGTATTTCTAAAATAGAGATTAATAGACCATGGTGTCATAATGCATTTCGTGTAGAAACAGTTAATGAAATGATAGATGCTATAGATATATGTGGAAATAGAAATGATATAGATGTATTAATTATAACTGGATCTGGAGAAAAATCTTTTTGTTCTGGAGGCGACCAAACTACAAGAGGAATGGGTGGATATTTAGGTAAAGATGGAATTCCAAGATTAAATATTTTAGATTTTTATAAAAAAATAAGAGAAATTCCTAAACCGGTTATAGCTATGGTTAATGGATATGCAATAGGAGGAGGGCATGTTTTACATGTTGTTTGTGATTTGACAATAGCCTCTGATAATGCTATTTTTAGTCAAGTAGGTCCAAAAGTTGGCTCTTTTGATGGTGGATTTGGATGTTCATATTTAGCTCGTCATATTGGACAAAAAAAAACACGAGAAATGTGGTTTTTATGTAAAGAATATACAGCTAAAGAAGCTTTAGAAATGGGATTGATCAATAAAGTAGTAAAGAAAAAGGAATTGGAAAAAAAAACTATAGAATGGTGTAAAATTATACAGAAAAGAAGTCCAATGTCTTTAAGAATGATAAAACGAAGTTTAAATGCTGAATTGGATGGACAACATGGTTTAATGCAATTAACAGGAGACGCTACTTTAATGTTTTATTTAATGGAAGAATCTCAAGAAGGAAAAAAAGCCTTTTTAGAAAAAAGAACTCCAAATTTTAAAAAATTTACGAAATTTTTATGA
- a CDS encoding SLC13 family permease — MIILIFIFGYLLITIENYISVNKVIPSILMAVICWSLIIFLDIPVYEYELGKHLILKKDSKYLLLFHLGKVSEIVFFLIGAMSIIAIIERYSGFEAIKELIFTNTKRKFLWIISIVSFLLSAIIDNLTATMVLISILKKTISNYKNRLYYLGLVIISANAGGVWSPIGDITTTMLWISNKVTTTSLIKKLFIPSVLCMFISTLIASYMPIFNGNIQIKKNDISKYYLSRGFFMLKLGLFLMLLVPFFKTIIGIPPYMGIMFSLGIMLFIVSKKYRDQSILDEILKKVDISSILFFFGILLSVSSLESIGKLYSLSHWINETVFTWKITIFLFGLISSIIDNVPLVAATINMFSYPINHDLWHFIAYVSGTGGSLLLIGSASGVSAMSMEKIDFFWYLKKISWIALIGYMSGFIYLLIYPFFSL, encoded by the coding sequence ATGATAATCTTAATTTTTATCTTTGGATATCTATTGATTACTATTGAAAATTATATTTCTGTAAATAAAGTTATTCCATCTATTTTGATGGCCGTTATTTGTTGGTCTTTAATTATATTCTTAGATATTCCTGTATATGAATATGAATTAGGAAAACATTTAATTTTAAAAAAAGATTCTAAATATTTATTATTATTTCATCTAGGAAAAGTATCTGAAATTGTTTTTTTTCTTATTGGAGCTATGTCTATTATTGCTATTATTGAAAGATATTCTGGATTTGAAGCTATTAAAGAATTAATTTTCACGAATACAAAACGAAAATTTTTATGGATTATAAGTATAGTTTCTTTTTTATTATCTGCTATAATAGACAATCTTACAGCTACTATGGTTTTAATTTCCATTTTGAAAAAAACGATTTCTAATTACAAAAATCGTTTATATTATTTAGGTTTAGTTATTATATCTGCTAATGCAGGAGGAGTTTGGTCTCCAATTGGAGATATAACAACAACTATGTTATGGATTTCTAATAAAGTAACTACAACTTCTCTTATAAAAAAATTATTCATTCCATCTGTATTATGTATGTTTATTTCTACTTTAATAGCATCTTATATGCCTATTTTTAATGGAAATATTCAAATAAAAAAAAATGATATATCAAAATATTATCTAAGTAGAGGTTTTTTTATGTTAAAGTTAGGTTTATTTTTAATGTTGCTTGTTCCATTTTTTAAAACTATAATTGGAATTCCTCCGTATATGGGAATAATGTTTTCTTTAGGAATTATGCTTTTTATAGTTTCTAAGAAATATAGAGATCAATCTATTTTAGATGAAATACTTAAAAAAGTAGATATATCTAGTATCTTATTTTTTTTTGGTATTTTACTTTCTGTTTCTTCATTAGAATCTATAGGAAAATTATATAGTTTATCTCATTGGATTAATGAAACTGTTTTTACATGGAAAATTACAATTTTTTTATTTGGATTAATTTCTTCTATTATAGATAATGTTCCTTTAGTAGCCGCTACTATAAATATGTTTTCTTATCCCATAAATCATGATTTATGGCATTTTATTGCTTATGTTTCTGGAACAGGAGGAAGCCTTCTTCTTATAGGATCTGCTTCTGGTGTATCGGCTATGAGTATGGAAAAAATAGATTTTTTTTGGTATTTAAAAAAAATAAGTTGGATTGCTTTAATAGGATATATGTCTGGATTTATTTATTTATTAATTTATCCATTTTTTTCTTTGTAA